In Sus scrofa isolate TJ Tabasco breed Duroc chromosome 14, Sscrofa11.1, whole genome shotgun sequence, the sequence AATGTGACATGCCTCCTTTGATCTGACAAGTAAGAGACATTAGTACATACACATGGAATCACTCCACATGAAGAGATTGAgtctgtctccattttacagtcTTTAATCTACCTTAATCTTTCATCTACGATGATAGAATTCTGATAAAACATTTTGAGATTTTATGGAACTTCTGTCCTCCTTTGCTGGTGTTTTCCCTCACAGTGGTCCATTCTAGTATTGTTTTGCAGTTCACCCTAAGTAACATAATAATTTTTCACCTTCAGACAGTTTTGATTTCTCAGTTAAATCAATCAGAATTTccgcttgtttgtttttctccttcaaacAATCAGTGCCTACATGTATTTGTATACTCTTCCAACATCTCTTTACCTTCTCTTTGTCCTATAATAAGTTTTAGATTTCCCTGAAATTTACCTGCTACCTCTTTACAAAAATATGTCTTCTTTCATCTGTCCTCTCGTCTCGCTCAGAATTTCCCAGTTGTCATTGTAtagtttcatttttccttatttgttcCTTAGCTTCCTTTTAATGACTAAGCTGACTGGTTTCCAGTTCAATATCTCTGTATCTCTCCTTTTACCTAAGATTTCTTCCCCAAACTGCTTTTCAAAACTTCTCTCTCCATCATTTGAATCAGACAGTTCTACTTCCAGTGCTCTTATGTCATCTTCCTGTTTACagaattgcttttcattttcctctgttttttttttagctaccTCTAATTCCTTTAGAAGTATCTTCTTTGACTTAATGTATAAgagattttagttctttttttgtttgtagtAGTTCCGTGTTCCATTTTCTTGGCTTTAGCTATGTTTGCATAAAGAGTTATTTTAAGATACAGTTCCTTCCCATGTTATAATTCATtgttaaaaagtgaatttttttcttactgtgatattcttggaaaaaaaggtaatttgcttattgtttattttcagttcttCGGGAGGCTCTACTAACTGTTCCATCTCCTCTTgtggctacattttttttttcagattaaactgagcatctttttcagctttctgtttgttcatttgttggcCATGCtggcagcatgtagaagttcctgggccagggattgaacccttgcctcagCAATtacttgagccacaacagtgacaatgccacatccttaaatGATTCTTGTCTCTGTGCTGACAATTCCCAAATCATTATCCCCATCCAGACCTTGCCCTTGTGGTTCAGACTTATTTACATGACTAATTAACACCTCCACCCCTGTAGTTACCTTAGAGTCAGCTTGACATGCTAAGTTTATGATCTCTTTTCCCAGATGTAATATTTGCCCTCAGTTAAAGGCACCATCCTCTGGTGCCTAGAATCCTAAATCTTTTCCTCTATATCTAATCAGTCAGTCAGTTATTCATCCATTTCCATCAACTACACTTGATCAGTCATTAaattattcatccatttattcattaaatattgtGCTCTCATTTTATGTCCACTATTGTGATAAAATTCTCGAGATTCAATATTGCTAATATCTTATGTATTTGTACCTTTTCTCTAACCTTTTTGCTCTAATTCTTGCCACCTTTCTACTGTTAAAACCTcttaacctgggagttcccgttgtggcacagcagaaacgaatccaactagtattcatgaagatgtgggttcgatcaggaatctggcattgccgtgaactgtggtttaggtcgcagatgcagctcaaatcttgTGTTGCCGTGGCAGTGagaggctggcagttgtagctctgatttgacccctcacctggaaacttccatatgctgcgaatgcagACTTCTTAACCtatctccctttcttcttctggtcCATCCTTCATACTGAAATCAGAGTAACTTTTCACAGTTCAGATcagatcattttttttgttttcttgcctaaAACCCTTTGGCTTCCTAACTGCTCATAGTAGAGTTCAAATTTCTTAGTATAGTGTTTAAGACCTTTAGCtggctgttttttctccattgatcTCTTTTTACTTGGTGCATTTCTTTGAACCTGTTCACTACCCTTGTTTAATTAATAGCAGTTTCTTGAATATGCCATgctgtttttctgcttttgttaatGCTCTTTACTTAGGCTATATTGCTTCTCATATTCAGTGTCTTTGTTATTATTTACTACTTATCATTTGAGACCCAACTCAAGCATTGCCTCCTctataaagccatttatgaaatcCCCTTCTTTGATTTaagcactttcttttttgtgCCCCCATGTACTACCCTATACACTCTCCAGTAGCAAATATGGCACTTCATTGCCCTTTTCTTGTCTATATGTCTTTTTCTCTATATTGGAGTGTCTGTTATATCCACAGCCTCTACTAGCACGGAGCCTTATTTGTAGTAAATCCTTGAATAAATGTCTTCAAAGAagctttcaataaatgtttgatgactGAATTAATGTACTCTAAGTCATTATCATGTTGAAAACATTCCTTCCTTTGCCAGATCATAAGCTTCTAGCAGGTATTATATCTTGTTCGTTTTTTAGAATCCTGTCTCGCAGGTGCTTAATAAAAAAGTGTTGTAAAAAGTGTAGTAATCTGAGGTGGAGGTATGTGGTGAACTCAGTGGGGCTTCTCTGCATAGGAAGAAGTTGAATTGAGTTAGTCTAAGCacaaaaatattgcttttatatttagTGGTCCTTATGTCTTACATCATGATCAACTTATAGATGGAAACATTGCATTTAACTTAAATCACTTTGATTTTTGCCAAATCAAGAGGATTCTCAGTGTCAGTACCTCTAGGGATTGGTTAAATGTTGTTACCTAGTTTGaggattttttactttttaaaaatgttaaagtatGGGTGTCTTCCTTCTATTAAAAGTTGCagagtaattatttaaaatacttgtaATTAATCACACAAAGAGCATTTAAAGAGCACAATCAGACTGAGACTGCTGTGTCATGTCCTATTTCTTTTGtaatgtagttatttttttaaataattttttatgccAAAAGTTTTAGGTTTCTTGAAAAAACCTGAAAGAGCTAGGTGCCATGGATGTAGGTAAGGATTGAGATTCTAAATTAGGATAAATTATCGTGCAAGAAGGAAGCCATCAGGGAAGAGAGTGGCTCCTTCAATGGGTTAATAACCTAGTGTGGTTTGTGGAGGGGCAGGAAAAATTAGTATCATGAATTTGGGTACCTATTTTACCTAGATCAATAACAGTTTATAAACTGAAACTGATAGTTCTTTAGGATCTCAGTTAATAGTTGAAATATACTACCTATTTTGTGTCAGGCTGTGTTATgctttatacatataaatgtttatattgttGATTTGAAGTAAAACTAACAAAATTCTCAGAAAGTCAGTGTTAAGGGATATGGCTGTTCTTACTTTCAACTGATTTGTAAAACACCATCCTGTTTCCGAGGGGCACAGTATGGAAATAGATGAGTGAAAGGCATGATTTGTGTTCTCGAAGAACTTGGTCTCCAGTGAAGGGAACATAAACGTGGTGTGGTCTCAGGAATGCTAGGCTTTTTGTCAAGAGATAGGAGTCCACATTCATTTGAATGCCTTACACAATTTTTGAGTTTTACTTgaactaaataataaaatttggagGGAGACCATTTGTGGCTTTGTCAGGGGAGCTTCTAGTCTTCTTTACCTACtagtattctgttttttaaagtttcagaaaGTAATATACTTTGAATTTATGTTTAATAACAtcatttaatgttctttttttttttttttttggtcttttcttgagccgctcccggtggcatatgtaagttcccaggctaattggagctgtagccaccggcctacaccagagccacagtaactcgggatctgagtcgcgtctgcgacctacactgcagctctcggcaatgccagatccttaacccagggatcaaacccacaacctcatggttcctagttggattcattaaccactgcgccacgacgggagctcctcattTAATGTTCTTAAACCACCAAATTCATTTTGAGACTTTCACAAGTTGCTTTGATCCCTATCTGCCTGAGTGAAAAGTTGTAGCTAGATACAAAAATGGGGTTTTGTGTTGAGCTTGGTGTGCACTCTTTAAAATCATGAAGAATCTGGAATGAAGTTGTATTGTTTTAAACATTTGCTTTTGAAGgtgttatttttgcttatttaattGCTATAATCAAGGCTTTGAATCAGTTTGACATAGGTGACAGCCAAAAAACATGGGAGAAGGGGATATGGGGGAAGGGGTTGAGTAACAcaaggtaaaaaaattaaaaaaaaaaattagttatttgAATGTGAAAGCAGGTTTCAAGAAGTGACTGGTAGGAACATGTCATTAGCATTGTTGTTCAGTTAATTAATTGCCCTTGGACTCTAGCGAATTTATGCCTTTAAAATCCCTAAAAATGCATGCAATTCACACTGTCTAAAAAGctctttgaaaaactaaaaaaagaatgtgagtgGGTGGTTCCTCAGATGATAAGGTAATGGATATGAAAGGAGTTTGAAAAAATGAAAGCTCTTACTTGTTCCCCTGCAAAAACTTCTTTAATCAATTAATACCTAGGTTCTTTGCAGGCTTCATGCTGCTTTTCTAACCTTAGCTATCCAGTTTATTCCTTCACTCTTGACCCTAGCCATCAGTAAACCTCTcacaatattttattcctttgtcaAGAAGACAGACTTCATGGATCCCAGAGTCAAGTAGACTTGAACCTGAATTCTCTTCAGTAGTTTATGAGCTTGTGACTTTGAACAAGTATTTTAGCTTTTCTGAACTGTGGtttatctatttaaaatgagATGAAATCTACCACCTTAAAATGTTAAGATTAAACAGTTAACAAGGACAAAGTGGTAAGCCTGGTACCTTTCATGTAAGTGCTCAGTAATGTTTGCTCCTGCTTCTCCCTTCTTATCTCattgtggattccttttattattattttcatttttggcatatggagttccctaggccaggggttAGATTTAAGCTACATTcaggacctaagccacagctgtggaagtgcctccttaacccattgtgctgggccagggatcgaacctgtgtcttagagcgcccaagatgctgctgattccgttgaaccacagtggtaactccagtggattccttttaaaatgaaaaaattttgatttacttttttttttttttttgcttttttagggctacatttgcagcatatggaagtatgtaagttcccaagctaggggttgaatcagagctacagctgctggcctatgccacaccacagcaacaaggtatccaagccaagctgcatctgcgacctacaccacagctaaaagcaatgccggatccttaaaccactgagcaaggccagggatagaacctgcaacctcatggttcctagttggattcgttaaccactgagccacaacgggaactcctgtctgttttattttaaagttgtaaaGAATGTAGGAGAAACTTTTATGATACTTAAAGACAGGTAGCTCATCAACAAATGAAGTGACAATATTCATAATATAAGCAGATATGAAAATTTTATAGTTAAGCTGTCAGATTAGTTTAGTCTCACGACCACAGTCCAAGACGATTGATATCATTTAGGTTGTAATTATTTGTGCATttagaaatcaataaatattcttGATAGGAAATAGTGCAGTCAGGTTCtcatctccccatccccccaaacACTTTGTAGTAAATAACAGTGTGTCTTTTTTGTGGGCTTATTGTGTTATATTGAAGATGTTCTTGGGAGATAACATATATTGCCCTTGTTTCAGATAGTTACCTAGAAGCATAGAGAAGTAAAAGAACAGAATGTTCTGTTCTCAGTCTACTTGTGACTGGCAGGGAAATGTTAAAGCCTTTCTGACTCACAAACTGACTCACCAGAGGACAGAATCTCTAATGTGTTTTATTTAGTGATATGCAGAATGACCCTTATATCTAGTATTATTACCAATTTCTTTCTGGTAATCCTGAAAGTATTTGTAGGTGTGGAGTATATTTTGTGCTAAAGATCATTATCAGAAAATGGAGATGGCAATCATCTGGCATGGATATACTGTCCCTTTTTTTGCTCATGGCACGTATTGCTGTTTGATCATGATTTTTACTGTAGAGtctaaatttttttggctatgaccacatggaagttcccaggctagggatcaaaacccaagccatagcagcaactcccgccactgcactgacaatgctggacccttaaccccactgtgccacaaggtagTCTAGGGATTTAAGTTACCATAAAGTGCTTGGAAACTATCTGTAAGTTGACATGACtataaaaagtaaactaaaagTTTATCAGGATAatcattcaatttaaaatttaaagttttgcaTTTTCATAATCGTAAACATAGTATGTAAGTAATACTGGTTTATTTGATCAGTAAACCTATATACGTTTTAGAATGTTACTGTAATAGAATAAATATGTATGCTTGTATTGTACTTACCACTGAttgaaaaaaggagaagataaaCTTATTTTATTAAACGGTTTTTGTTTGCCATTTACCTTGATTATACAAATTTGGTTCTTAAAACCTTTCTGAGTTAATTTCTGTAAGAATAACAgccatttaaaagatttttaaaagatttttcctgctgtgtagcaccggaaACTATAtctcatcacttatgatggagcataataatgtgagaaaaaaagaatgtatacatgtatgggtcaccctgctgtacagtagaaaattgacagaatactgtaaaccagctataatggaaaaaataaaaatcattataaaataaaatttttttttattatagttgatttacaatgttctgtcaatttctgccgtacaacagagtaactcagttatacatgttgTTATACATGAACATACgttctttttttcacactatCCTCTATCATATTTCAtcccaagtgattagatatagttccctgtgctatacagcaggatctcattgcttatccactccaaatgcaatagtttgcatctcttaaccccaaattcccagtctctcccactccttcccccttcctccttgacaaacacaagtctgttctccaagtccatgggtttgtttcttttctgtagatagattgatttgtactgtatattagattccagatataagtgatataatgtggtttttgcctttctcattctgacttacttcacttagtgtgagagtctctagttccatgttgctgcaaatggcattgttttgtccttttttatggctgagtagtattccattgtgtatatataccacatcttcttaatccattcatctgttgatggacatttaggttgtttccatgtatttttagctattgtgaatagtgctgcagtggacagaATGCATGTAGCTTTTTACAAAATGCATGTAGTTTTgcccagatagatgcccaggagtgggattgctggattatatggtatttctgtatttagttttctaaggtctGACcagtactttttaaagtttaaaggtTCTtagtttaaacattttcttttttgactacATCTGGTGGGTTTTTGGCTGAAAaattacacacacaaacacacacacacacacacacacgtgtacagTCTGTCCCTTTTATTAGTTATTGGGATAGGAAGTTCTGTAATTCTGTTTGATCCATTGTCTTTACTTAAAAGTGAGTATGATTTTCTAAATACTTATTTTTGGTATGACTAATAACACATGTGTACTCTAGGAACTCTAATTTTTAAGGCCAGGGAAGACTTGGAATCAtttttctctaattaaaaaaaaaacaaaaaattaaacacagtgtCTTAaggtacataattttaaaaacgcTAGTGACCCTGaggcatatatttttctttttatttgaattttgctCTTGTGTGTGGTCttgtaacatttttatattaaccACAGTGAATATATAGCGAGTGTATTATATTTCTGTTAATGTTaggacattttaatatttttatctcatcTTTGTAATCTTATCACatgatataatttattaaaattacctAAATAGAGGATACTCGTTTTCAGCTTTATGGTCTTGTATGTTCATTGAACCTTTTGGTTGTTTTTCTATTacctataaaataaatgtgagaGGTTGAGATTAATGGGCTAATCAATGTGATAAATCATTTTACCTCTTACCCTACCAATAACTGTAGTGTATTATATTACTAGATAGAAATTCTTTTGAGATAGTTACATAAAATGACAGCTTATAGCGTAGCCCTCAGTgccagaagaattttttttgtgcTGTTGGTTTCTTTACGAACGTCCttctcataacttttttttttttttttacttttatttgcatttatttttgtgaaatttattcCTTGGCCATAAGTTTTtgcttcttcagtttcttctggGATATCTTTTTCTTTGGTGCAACCTCCTCTTCTGGCTTAGGAACAGTCTGCTCTTTTTCAGTAAGAATCATCTCAATGTGGCAGGGAGAACTCATGTAAGGGTTGATCTGACCATGAGCTCTGTAAGTCCTGCACCACATCTTGGGGGCTTGGTTCACCTGGATGTGCTCAATGACCAGAGAATCCACATCTAAGCCCTTAAGTTTAGCATTACTTTCTGCAATTTTAAGCATGTGTGATAAAAATTCATCACTCTTTTGGGGCCACTGACCCTGTGTCCAGCCCCACTGTTTGGCCTGGGCATACCTATGAACTCTGTCATTGTAACAACGGAATGGCACACATTGCTTCTGTAGAGTGACGTCCTTTGGATACTTGGTGGCTTTTCAAATATGCATACCCTTAATGGCCTGGGCAGTTTCACGAGTGTTTTTAAAGTGAACACGAAGATTTGAACATCTTCATTTGCATGATTTTGTGGGGTTTTCTGGGTCAAGTGAATAGTGAGCCATTTTTAGAGGTCACCTCAGGCCACTTACTGGAACAGCCTTCCCATAACTTTAATAATGAAGATTTTAATATGTATTCCAGTTTTTATAAGATCAtgtatgctttaaaaagaaaaacaagatcacttttttatttttaacaaataatattactgaaaatgaaaaaaataatttggattaGAAATTGGAAAATGtgctgttgaaatttttttttagtacaaaTTCAATagtctaattttattatttctggaTTTTGCTATTACCATCCATAGCCCAAATTTATAAAGTGTTCAccaaaatgttctatattttcttctaacataAAGTTATTAATTTGTGCATTCAGTATTTATTAAGAGATCTGTAGGAATCACGAGTAGCTTTTGGGCTTTGCCACGTTTAATTATTTAAGATATGTATTCATATTATGTAATAATCATGTAATTATCCTTATTTAAGAATGTTCAATCTGCTGTTTTGTCTCCTCAGATTCTGTCAAATTTTAAGAACAAATGCACCATATAGCTCAtggaagaaaaaacacaaatcaaGACTTTTTTGGGTTCCAGGTTGCCAAAGTATGGAACAAAATCTGTAAGAAGTACACTGCAGCCAATGCCAAATGGAAAACCTGTTAATTTATTGGGAACGTCAAAGAGTAGCAACATCAAAAGTTTCATCAAAAATAATGGCTCTGATTGTTCATCGTCCCATTCATTCAATTGGAGAACGGCAAATAAATACCAGTTTAGTGCACAAAGTCCTGAGGAACCTAACAATACTCAGAGTTCACATGATAAAGTAATTGATCCTGAAAAACATGTACCTACTCAAGGAGTATTTGATAAAAATGGGATAAAGGGAGGTTTGAAAAGTATCTCTTTATTCACATCAAAATTAGCGAAGCCAACAACTATGTTTGTGTCATCTACAGAGGAGTTAAATCAAAAGTCTTTGTCTGGACCATCTAATTTGGGTAAATTCACCAAAGGCACATTATTAGGAAGGACTTCGTATGCTTCAGTCAGTGCTCCAAAATCACAGTTGAATGGATTTTATGGAAACCGATCAACTGGTAGCATACAAAGGCCTAGAGCAAACTCCTGTGCTACCAGAAGCAGTTCTGGAGAAAGCTTAGCACAATCCCTAGATAATATTAAATCTCTTGCTTGTGAAAAAATGGTAAGGTCACAAAGTTTTTCACATTCCATTCAGAATTCATTCCTTCCACCTTCATCTATAACCAGATCACATTCCTTCAATAGAGCTGCAGATCTTACAAAGCCTTATCAGAACCAACAGCCACCCATTAGAGTGCCTCTGAGGTCAAGTATGCTAACAAGAAATTCCCGACAGACGGAAGTACTCAATGGGAATGAACATTTAGGGTATGGGTTTAATAGGCCTTATGCTGCTGGTGGAAAGAAGTTGGCTTTACCAAATGGCCCAGGTGTAACTTCCACTTTGGGTTACAGGATGGTTCACCCCTCTTTACTGAAATCTAGCCGACCGCCATTTTCTGGAACTATCACAGTTGATGGTAATAAAAATTCACCTGCTGACACATGTATAGAGGAAGATGATACACTTGTGACTAAAGACAGAGCTGCTAATAAGGACCAAGAACTAATTGAAAATGATAGTTACAGAACAGAAAATGACCAGACCGTGAAGCATGATGCTAAAATTAGATACTTGAGTGATGATGTGGATGACATTTCCTTGTCTTCTTTGTCATCTTCTGATAAGAATGATCTAAGTGAAGACTTTAGTGATGATTTTATAGATATGGAAGACTCCAACAGAACTAGAATAACTCCAGAGGAAATTTCtctcaaagaagaaaagcatgaaaatgtACCACCAAAGGATATATTTGATTCccctaaggaaaatgaaaaatccttCATTAAAACTGAAGAGTGGATAGATATAAGTGTCTCTGGTAAATAttaatgtccttatttttttGCATTCTCCTGGATAATATAACTGAATTTACATTTAGAATTATcttctgttggagttcctgtcatggctcagtggttaacgaatccgactaggaaccatgaggttgcaggttccatccttggcctcgctcagtgggttaaggatccagtgttgctgtgagctgtggtgtaggttatagatgcagctcggatccttcgttgctgtggctctggtgtaggctggcggctacagctctgattagacccctagcctgggaacctctatatgccataggagcggccctagaaaaggcagaaagacaaaaaaaaaaaaaaaaaaaaaaaaaaaggattaatctTCTGTTTAATTCCACAATACTGATAATTTCGTGGAGGGATGGATCTAGATAAAATTGGAATGGGGCAACATTTACCTTCCTTATGACTTTTGTTCCTTGTCCTGTTTTTTACTCTGAAACATCATCTGTAAAAACATTTTTCCCCCTGTGGTGTCTTACCTTTGTTCTTTGTCATACACAGGCCTATTCCTGGttgcttcaaaattattttttcttgggagttccttttgtggctcagtggtaacaaacccagctagtatccatgaggatgtgggattgatccctggccccactcagtgggttaaggatctggtgttgccgtgagctgtggtgtaggccatagacatagcttgaactgtggtgtaggctggcagctacaaccttgatttgatctctagcctgggaacttccatatgccccaggtgtggccctaaaaaaaaacaacccaaaaaagaaatattttttctcctgcttcctcACATCAGTGGCAATCTCTTCCTTTATGGTAGCAGATTACTGCTATTTGTTGAGTGGAGCTATACCAAAGGGTGAATGAACCTAATATAGGTTATGTCTGATCTAATTTTTATCCTAggcaattttcatttttgtgaaggAGGACTTAGATTTCTTGCCTAGCAAACTTAATAGTTGTACTTTCAGaggagctttattttttaattgaggaaagTGAGAAAGTACCTGTTAAACACTTCTTCTTTTACTTGGTAATCCTGGTGTCAGTGCTGGCAGAAATATATCTCTGTGCCCATATAgcctgaaaaaagaacagactgagGAATTAGATATAGGTATGTAGTCTGGTTGGGGGACTAGGCCATGCCTGGAGATGTGCATACGACTTTGACTGTCAGAGAGTCTTTTAGTTAGGAGTGACTGCTTGGCTAAGTTATTTCCTTATAAAGAGGCAACTGCAAGATTAAATAATATACACAGAGTAAGGAATTTCCTGGGCagtgcttaaaaataaatgtcttaggAAATATTCAAATGATATGAGACTttttacatttctagaaatattgCAGAAGTGAAAAGCGGTTCAATGAATTTTCTTTATTAGGAAACATTTCAGTaggttattttaaagattttgtgtctttttaatttaaatttagagGATGCTAGTTA encodes:
- the CCSER2 gene encoding serine-rich coiled-coil domain-containing protein 2 isoform X11; the encoded protein is MEEKTQIKTFLGSRLPKYGTKSVRSTLQPMPNGKPVNLLGTSKSSNIKSFIKNNGSDCSSSHSFNWRTANKYQFSAQSPEEPNNTQSSHDKVIDPEKHVPTQGVFDKNGIKGGLKSISLFTSKLAKPTTMFVSSTEELNQKSLSGPSNLGKFTKGTLLGRTSYASVSAPKSQLNGFYGNRSTGSIQRPRANSCATRSSSGESLAQSLDNIKSLACEKMVRSQSFSHSIQNSFLPPSSITRSHSFNRAADLTKPYQNQQPPIRVPLRSSMLTRNSRQTEVLNGNEHLGYGFNRPYAAGGKKLALPNGPGVTSTLGYRMVHPSLLKSSRPPFSGTITVDGNKNSPADTCIEEDDTLVTKDRAANKDQELIENDSYRTENDQTVKHDAKIRYLSDDVDDISLSSLSSSDKNDLSEDFSDDFIDMEDSNRTRITPEEISLKEEKHENVPPKDIFDSPKENEKSFIKTEEWIDISVSDRSECSKHTSGNNLISPDTDYRAGSSFELSPSDSSDGTYMWDEEGLEPIGNVHPVGSYESSEMNSIDILNNLESCDLEDDDLMLDVDLPEDAPLENVECDNMNRFDRSDRNVRQSQEGFWKRPPQRWSGQEHYHLSHPDHYHHHGKSDLSRGSPYRESPLGHFESYGGTPFFQAQKMFVDVPENTVILDEMTLRHMVQDCTAVKTQLLKLKRLLHQHDGSGSLHDVQLSLPSSPEPEDSDQIYKNEDLLNEINQLKEEIKKKDEKIQLLEHQLATRCNCNQKSKEEKCTYADKYTQTPWRRIPGGYSAPSFSPWQGSFQGIPRTVPPHRRQTSSTTAFQQPSQTHRPRPGKTNKAATYRGPQ
- the CCSER2 gene encoding serine-rich coiled-coil domain-containing protein 2 isoform X6, producing the protein MEEKTQIKTFLGSRLPKYGTKSVRSTLQPMPNGKPVNLLGTSKSSNIKSFIKNNGSDCSSSHSFNWRTANKYQFSAQSPEEPNNTQSSHDKVIDPEKHVPTQGVFDKNGIKGGLKSISLFTSKLAKPTTMFVSSTEELNQKSLSGPSNLGKFTKGTLLGRTSYASVSAPKSQLNGFYGNRSTGSIQRPRANSCATRSSSGESLAQSLDNIKSLACEKMVRSQSFSHSIQNSFLPPSSITRSHSFNRAADLTKPYQNQQPPIRVPLRSSMLTRNSRQTEVLNGNEHLGYGFNRPYAAGGKKLALPNGPGVTSTLGYRMVHPSLLKSSRPPFSGTITVDGNKNSPADTCIEEDDTLVTKDRAANKDQELIENDSYRTENDQTVKHDAKIRYLSDDVDDISLSSLSSSDKNDLSEDFSDDFIDMEDSNRTRITPEEISLKEEKHENVPPKDIFDSPKENEKSFIKTEEWIDISVSDRSECSKHTSGNNLISPDTDYRAGSSFELSPSDSSDGTYMWDEEGLEPIGNVHPVGSYESSEMNSIDILNNLESCDLEDDDLMLDVDLPEDAPLENVECDNMNRFDRSDRNVRQSQEGFWKRPPQRWSGQEHYHLSHPDHYHHHGKSDLSSKFPSFCQRGSMCVSRDAFNNLISSLQHCLGLHFLLAQSLKVSQRGSPYRESPLGHFESYGGTPFFQAQKMFVDVPENTVILDEMTLRHMVQDCTAVKTQLLKLKRLLHQHDGSGSLHDVQLSLPSSPEPEDSDQIYKNEDLLNEINQLKEEIKKKDEKIQLLEHQLATRCNCNQKSKEEKCTYADKYTQTPWRRIPGGYSAPSFSPWQGSFQGIPRTVPPHRRQSESVSLTPILLWLPVHASSTTAFQQPSQTHRPRPGKTNKAATYRGPQ
- the CCSER2 gene encoding serine-rich coiled-coil domain-containing protein 2 isoform X7, with amino-acid sequence MEEKTQIKTFLGSRLPKYGTKSVRSTLQPMPNGKPVNLLGTSKSSNIKSFIKNNGSDCSSSHSFNWRTANKYQFSAQSPEEPNNTQSSHDKVIDPEKHVPTQGVFDKNGIKGGLKSISLFTSKLAKPTTMFVSSTEELNQKSLSGPSNLGKFTKGTLLGRTSYASVSAPKSQLNGFYGNRSTGSIQRPRANSCATRSSSGESLAQSLDNIKSLACEKMVRSQSFSHSIQNSFLPPSSITRSHSFNRAADLTKPYQNQQPPIRVPLRSSMLTRNSRQTEVLNGNEHLGYGFNRPYAAGGKKLALPNGPGVTSTLGYRMVHPSLLKSSRPPFSGTITVDGNKNSPADTCIEEDDTLVTKDRAANKDQELIENDSYRTENDQTVKHDAKIRYLSDDVDDISLSSLSSSDKNDLSEDFSDDFIDMEDSNRTRITPEEISLKEEKHENVPPKDIFDSPKENEKSFIKTEEWIDISVSDRSECSKHTSGNNLISPDTDYRAGSSFELSPSDSSDGTYMWDEEGLEPIGNVHPVGSYESSEMNSIDILNNLESCDLEDDDLMLDVDLPEDAPLENVECDNMNRFDRSDRNVRQSQEGFWKRPPQRWSGQEHYHLSHPDHYHHHGKSDLSSKFPSFCQRGSMCVSRDAFNNLISSLQHCLGLHFLLAQSLKVSQRGSPYRESPLGHFESYGGTPFFQAQKMFVDVPENTVILDEMTLRHMVQDCTAVKTQLLKLKRLLHQHDGSGSLHDVQLSLPSSPEPEDSDQIYKNEDLLNEINQLKEEIKKKDEKIQLLEHQLATRCNCNQKSKEEKCTYADKYTQTPWRRIPGGYSAPSFSPWQGSFQGIPRTVPPHRRQRVEKLVHYFSDKACLQYYSLPAAFPDPQTTPREN